A part of Arachis hypogaea cultivar Tifrunner chromosome 12, arahy.Tifrunner.gnm2.J5K5, whole genome shotgun sequence genomic DNA contains:
- the LOC112726599 gene encoding NDR1/HIN1-like protein 12, producing the protein MAEHRPHHQIQTDDDDEPTHHHQRQHGHPHFQPKMNPHQRNMHMEKPNMANPRYYAPMNRPKREHYLCLIITLLLLGIIILIIWLAYHPTKPHFMVASAAIFGLNATSPPLLAITMQFSILIRNPNRRVSIYFDNLNAFVSYRDQPITPRVMLPPLYLEKHSTVALSPVIGGSPVPVSPEVSNGLIQDAGYGVVGLKLALLGRLKWKAGDIRSAHYSIYVKCDMLVGLKKGFVGQVPLLGSPICNVDM; encoded by the coding sequence ATGGCAGAACATCGTCCTCATCATCAAATTCaaactgatgatgatgatgaaccaACCCATCACCACCAACGCCAACATGGTCATCCCCATTTCCAACCAAAAATGAACCCTCATCAGAGGAACATGCACATGGAAAAGCCTAACATGGCTAATCCTCGCTACTATGCTCCCATGAATCGTCCGAAGCGTGAACATTACCTTTGCCTCATTATCACCCTCCTCTTACTTGGCATCATAATCCTCATCATCTGGCTTGCCTACCACCCAACCAAACCCCACTTCATGGTGGCCAGCGCAGCCATCTTTGGCCTCAATGCAACATCACCACCCCTCTTGGCCATCACCATGCAATTTTCAATCCTTATAAGGAACCCTAACCGTCGTGTCTCAATCTATTTTGACAATCTCAATGCATTTGTGTCCTACAGGGACCAACCAATCACACCACGTGTAATGCTACCACCACTTTACCTAGAGAAGCATAGCACAGTTGCATTATCCCCGGTTATCGGAGGGTCGCCAGTGCCAGTTTCGCCAGAGGTGTCAAACGGGTTAATCCAAGATGCAGGTTATGGTGTGGTTGGCCTTAAGCTTGCACTCCTTGGAAGATTGAAGTGGAAAGCTGGTGACATAAGGTCAGCACATTATAGTATCTATGTCAAGTGTGACATGTTGGTGGGTTTGAAGAAAGGTTTTGTGGGACAAGTTCCTCTTCTTGGATCTCCTATCTGTAATGTAGATATGTAA